Proteins encoded by one window of Etheostoma spectabile isolate EspeVRDwgs_2016 unplaced genomic scaffold, UIUC_Espe_1.0 scaffold00569612, whole genome shotgun sequence:
- the LOC116685181 gene encoding LOW QUALITY PROTEIN: alpha-2-macroglobulin-like (The sequence of the model RefSeq protein was modified relative to this genomic sequence to represent the inferred CDS: inserted 3 bases in 3 codons; added 401 bases not found in genome assembly), whose protein sequence is MGRPGIQMWTWRLCVFLSWMCVGQAVSGPQYMVAIPAVLESGAETKFCASLLQPNETLEMRVTLMSHEENTPLLKEMCSKEFHACIKFKVPLVQDEVVQNLEVVVRGDTFYSREVRKVKIKVYKPMTFIQTDKPIYLPGQTVQFRVVTLDTKFRPVHQLYDIIEIKDSTSNRIGQWLNETSNSKILQLSYALNSEAREGAYQVTVSIGTDKIQHSFKVEKYVLPKFDVTLNAANEISINQEEIKAEVCATYTYGQPVPGSVDIKVCRPFSASYVRPLIYNPEQPLGIVEMQVPCSEETKQTDKRGCATFVFTMSTFTKIAQQALRDVLQLTANMKEEGTGITRSQEKTTVISYVVGKLSFTDTPKIYNKGSDVEGKVKAVDYNNRPIPDMPVFLFEGERWSSRLLQNLTTDSDGFAIFSLSTADFKGDIQLQVSDTPRLLFRPYRTPYYESNNHKVSLATLSSPDTKSVSSLDVKTKDEPLSCDKEEDIFIQYTIVGEAHSFVDVMYLVLSRGAIVTQGVKRVEVKDKSVNEGEVSFKLTVSPDMAPDVQVVAYAILPSETVIAKSADFSTEQCFSHKVSLEFSPSSAVPGEETIMQVTTQPESLCGVSAVDQSVLIKEPGKTLDANKIFQLLPVTKMSNIPNDVQDGEECFYVRPRRYVLPYPNGGGTADAYTVFQNVGMKMATNMVIREPSCLKYRGRDDFGDYEIMEVLIDRHLVKSAGTSGMSSPDKPPIETVRTFFPETWIWDLVEVGESGTKDVALTVPDTITTWETEAFCLSPQGFGLAPRKNITVFQPFFLELSLPYSIIRGEHFELKATIFNYLTSCIMVSVTPTPSLDYTLTPLSGDQYTSCLCGGERKTLSWTMAPSTLGVVNVSVSAEAVTSQISCDNEVVSVPERGRIDVVTRPLIVKAEGTEITKTYNWLLCPKGEALTEEMDIQLPEDIIDGSARASVSVLGDILGRXLKNLDGLLQMPYGCGEQNMALLAPNIYILEYLKNTQQLTPAIKEKATNFLTSGYQRQLNYKXKDGAYSTFGAGXRNTWLTAFVLRSFTKAQSFIFIDPANIESSVTWLKSKQRPNGCFEQSGKLFNNRMKGGVSDEITLSAYITAAFLEMNAPRDDSALHGPVNASLSCLKESISDLSNTYTTALLAYVFTLAGHMETRAHLLNHLDTVASQEGGFLHWSQTATETSASLSVEISSYVLLAKLSASPTAEDLGYASRIVRWLTSQQNYYGGFSSTQDTVVALQALALYSTLVFSPVGSSTVTVQSPSGQLTFDVNQYNKLLYQEKNLQDVTGRYSLEVKGTACAAIQISLVYNIPTPVQVTTLRIDIKPEADRTRERTKVLLKISSLYSGKEPSTNMVILDVKMLSGYVPDPESLNMLKGAKLVDRVEQKEDRVLVYIRELTKDIVINHSLTLIQEHQIQNLKPAVVKIYDYYQPSDQSDREYIYPCVAA, encoded by the exons ATGGGTCGTCCCGGGATTCAGATGTGGACATGGAGACTGTGTGTCTTCTTGAGCTGGATGTGCGTGGGCCAAGCGGTGTCAGGACC gCAGTACATGGTAGCCATTCCTGCAGTTCTTGAATCTGGAGCTGAGACCAAATTCTGTGCGAGTCTCCTGCAGCCCAACGAGACTCTGGAAATGAGAGTCACTCTGATGTCCCATGAAGAGAATACACCCCTTCTGAAGGAGATGTGCAGTAAAGAATTTCATGCCTGCATTAAATTTAAG GTTCCTTTAGTGCAGGATGAAGTGGTGCAGAACTTGGAGGTGGTGGTACGAGGCGACACATTCTACTCTAGAGAAGTCAGAAAAGTTAAGATCAAAGTCTATAAACCAATGACATTCATCCAAACAGATAAACCAATCTACCTCCCAGGACAAACAG TGCAATTCAGAGTCGTCACACTTGACACCAAGTTTAGACCTGTCCATCAGCTG tACGATATAATAGAAATTAAG GATTCTACCAGCAACAGGATTGGACAGTGGCTGAATGAAACATCCAATAGTAAGATATTGCAGCTTTCTTACGCCTTGAACTCTGAGGCCCGTGAAGGAGCCTACCAAGTTACTGTATCGATTGGGAcagataaaatacaacacagctTCAAGGTGGAAAAATatg TTTTGCCTAAATTTGACGTAACATTAAATGCGGCTAATGAAATAAGTATTAATCAGGAAGAAATCAAGGCTGAAGTATGTGCAAC GTATACATACGGCCAGCCTGTGCCAGGTAGTGTTGACATCAAGGTGTGCCGACCTTTTAGTGCATCTTATGTTAGACCCCTTATATACAACCCTGAACAGCCATTGGGAATCGTTGAGATGCAGGTGCCTTGTTCCGAGGAAACAAAGCAG ACGGACAAGAGAGGTTGTGCCACTTTTGTCTTCACAATGTCAACTTTCACAAAAATTGCGCAACAGGCGCTACGAGATGTACTGCAACTCACTGCAAACATGAAAGAGGAGGGCACAG GTATTACACGCTCACAAGAGAAGACTACAGTGATTTCATACGTTGTTGGAAAGTTGTCTTTCACTGACACTCCCAAGATTTATAACAAAGGATCAGATGTGGAAGGAAAA GTTAAAGCCGTTGATTACAATAATAGACCCATTCCTGACATGCCGGTGTTCCTGTTTGAGGGGGAAAGGTGGTCATCGCGTTTGTTACAGAATCTCACAACCGACAGTGATGGTTTCGCCATTTTCTCATTAAGCACAGCTGACTTTAAAGGGGACATCCAATTACAA GTTAGCGACACACCAAGACTGCTTTTCCGTCCTTACAGAACGCCATACTATGAGTCTAACAATCACAAAGTGTCTTTGGCCACACTTTCTTCTCCTGATACTAAATCAGTCAGCTCCTTGGACGTAAAGACGAAGGATGAACCACTTTCCTGtgacaaagaagaagacatcTTTATCCAATACACCATAGTTGGAGAGGCCCACAGCTTTGTGGATGTGATGTATCTG GTCTTATCAAGAGGAGCTATTGTTACACAAGGAGTTAAACGGGTGGAAGTTAAAGACAAATCAG TGAATGAGGGCGAGGTGTCCTTTAAGCTGACAGTGTCTCCAGACATGGCACCAGACGTCCAGGTTGTGGCTTACGCCATCCTCCCCAGTGAGACTGTGATCGCCAAAAGCGCTGACTTCTCTACTGAGCAATGCTTCAGTCACAAG GTGTCTCTGGAGTTTTCTCCGTCCTCGGCTGTCCCAGGAGAGGAGACCATCATGCAGGTTACCACCCAGCCAGAatctctgtgtggtgtgagcGCTGTTGACCAGAGCGTCCTCATCAAGGAGCCAGGGAAGACTCTGGATGCAAACAAG ATATTTCAATTGTTGCCGGTCACAAAAATGTCCAATATTCCAAATGACGTTCAAGATGGTGAAGAATGTTTTTATGTAAGACCGAGAAGATATGTCTTGCCATACCCCAATGGTGGTGGGACAGCTGATGCTTATACTGTTTTCCAG AATGTAGGGATGAAGATGGCAACAAACATGGTTATTCGAGAGCCTTCATGTCTCAAATACAGAGGAAGAGACGACTTTGGGGATTATG AGATAATGGAAGTACTTATAGACAGACACCTTGTTAAATCTGCTGGGACTTCTGGTATGTCATCTCCTGATAAACCACCAATAGAGACAGTCCGCACTTTCTTCCCTGAGACCTGGATATGGGACCTGGTGGAAGTTGG AGAGTCTGGAACAAAGGACGTGGCACTCACTGTCCCGGACACCATCACCACCTGGGAGACGGAGGCTTTCTGTCTGTCCCCTCAAGGTTTCGGTTTGGCTCCACGTAAAAACATCACCGTCTTCCAGCCCTTCTTCCTGGAGCTCAGCCTGCCCTACTCCATCATCCGGGGGGAGCACTTTGAACTGAAGGCAACCATCTTCAACTACTTGACCAGCTGCATCATG GTCTCTGTGACTCCAACCCCCTCCTTAGATTACACCCTCACCCCCCTCTCTGGTGACCAGTACACATCCTGTCTGTGCGGCGGTGAGCGCAAGACCCTCAGCTGGACCATGGCCCCCTCAACCTTAG GAGTTGTAAATGTCTCAGTGAGTGCTGAGGCTGTGACATCCCAAATTTCATGTGACAATGAGGTTGTGAGCGTGCCTGAAAGGGGACGAATTGACGTGGTCACACGGCCTCTCATAGTAAAG GCTGAGGGAACTGAGATAACAAAGACCTACAACTGGCTGCTCTGCCCAAAAG GGGAAGCTTTGACAGAGGAAATGGACATACAACTCCCCGAGGACATTATTGATGGATCTGCCCGTGCTTCAGTTTCAGTCCTTG GTGACATTCTGGGCC CCCTGAAGAACCTGGATGGGCTGCTGCAGATGCCGTATGGATGTGGTGAGCAGAACATGGCACTCCTCGCCCCAAACATCTACATCCTCGAGtacctgaaaaacacacagcagctgacCCCAGCCATCAAGGAAAAGGCTACCAACTTCCTGACCAGTG GCTACCAGAGACAGCTGAACTACA ATAAGGACGGTGCTTACAGCACATTTGGAGCAG CCAGGAACACTTG GCTGACTGCATTTGTGTTGAGATCGTTTACCAAAGCACAGTCTTTCATCTTCATTGACCCAGCGAACATTGAATCGTCCGTGACTTGGCTGAAAAGTAAACAACGACCAAATGGCTGTTTTGAACAATCAGGAAAGCTCTTCAACAACAGAATGAAG GGTGGTGTGTCTGATGAAATTACTCTCAGTGCCTACATCACTGCTGCCTTCTTGGAGATGAATGCACCCAGAGAT GATTCTGCGCTTCATGGACCTGTGAATGCTAGCTTGTCTTGCCTCAAGGAGTCCATCAGTGACCTCAGCAACACCTACACCACCGCTCTGCTGGCGTACGTCTTCACCCTGGCAGGACACATGGAGACCCGTGCTCACCTACTGAACCACCTAGACACTGTTGCATCACAAGAAG GAGGTTTCCTCCACTGGTCTCAGACAGCAACAGAAACGtcagcctctctgtctgtgGAGATCAGCTCCTATGTGCTGCTGGCTAAACTCAGTGCCTCTCCGACTGCTGAAGACCTGGGCTACGCCAGCCGCATCGTTAGATGGCTGACTAGCCAGCAGAACTATTACGGAGGATTCTCCTCCACACAG gaCACCGTGGTGGCTCTTCAGGCTCTGGCTCTCTACTCCACTCTGGTGTTCAGTCCAGTGGGTTCAAGCACAGTGACGGTCCAGTCTCCCAGTGGCCAGCTGACGTTTGATGTGAATCAGTACAACAAACTGCTCTACCAGGAGAAGAATCTGCAGGACGTGACAGGAAGGTACAGCCTGGAGGTGAAGGGGACGGCATGTGCTGCGATACAG ATTTCTCTTGTCTATAACATCCCAACTCCTG